The following proteins are encoded in a genomic region of Cryptomeria japonica chromosome 11, Sugi_1.0, whole genome shotgun sequence:
- the LOC131050837 gene encoding shikimate O-hydroxycinnamoyltransferase-like encodes MKVLRGEGVLIKPCAGKDQRKLVELSNFDLIAHPMFNKVVYVFEAPTPTSEVLKEGLAKVLAEFREWAGRYTKETTNGCLGINLNDEGVLVIEGEADGTIADAMPFHPSEFLLELIPPTPTMVVELLLLQVSYLTIPMQGNEFAYAVIILEAMQFTRFACGGLVIGLASHHYVADGQAATFFMNSWGKVVRGESILPPVNDRSLLKARDPPQPCFDHFEYNTMTHEQFPIMSSLITKKFHFDAIFLEKLKSKVNGSNKLKKPYTTFEILVAHMWKCITKARGLDEDVKTKVSIPVDGRKRLNPPLPQGYLGNVVYESGSQTIASEIINGSLEFVAEITHKAVTKVDDNFLRSTIDFFELRKETLGPTSLNHGTDVIPLSWMKFPISNFHFGMGEPLYVGPSLMPIEGLIIFFDSYNHFGGVEVVVCLPKVHMDVLEHNGLNI; translated from the exons atgaAGGTGTTGAGAGGTGAAGGTGTACTGATCAAACCCTGTGCGGGTAAAGATCAACGTAAGCTTGTTGAACTGAGCAATTTCGATTTGATTGCACACCCAATGTTCAACAAGGTGGTCTATGTTTTTGAAGCTCCCACCCCAACCTCAGAGGTTTTGAAGGAAGGACTGGCCAAAGTTCTGGCAGAGTTCAGAGAATGGGCAGGGAGATACACGAAAGAAACAACCAATGGCTGCCTTGGTATCAATCTGAATGATGAGGGTGTGCTTGTGATAGAAGGCGAAGCAGATGGGACAATAGCAGATGCGATGCCCTTTCATCCCTCTGAATTCCTCCTTGAGTTAATACCACCCACACCCACCATGGTCGTTGAGCTCTTACTCTTGCAGGTATCATACCTCACTATACCCATGCAAGGAAATGAATTTGCGTATGCAGTTATTATACTAGAAGCAATGCAA TTTACTCGATTTGCTTGTGGAGGATTGGTGATAGGCCTAGCTAGTCATCATTATGTTGCAGATGGACAAGCAGCTACTTTTTTCATGAATTCATGGGGAAAAGTTGTTAGAGGAGAGAGTATTCTACCTCCGGTAAATGACCGGTCTCTATTGAAAGCAAGAGATCCTCCCCAAccatgttttgatcattttgagtatAATACTATGACCCATGAACAATTTCCAATAATGTCAAGTCTAATCACAAAAAAGTTTCATTTTGATGCAATATTCTTAGAAAAACTCAAGTCAAAGGTAAATGGATCTAACAAATTAAAGAAACCCTATACTACTTTTGAGATCCTTGTTGCCCATATGTGGAAATGCATTACAAAAGCTCGAGGGCTTGATGAGGATGTAAAAACAAAAGTTAGCATTCCAGTGGATGGAAGAAAAAGGTTGAATCCTCCCTTGCCTCAAGGATACTTGGGCAATGTTGTCTATGAATCAGGTTCTCAAACTATTGCATCAGAAATCATAAATGGGTCTTTAGAATTTGTTGCAGAGATAACCCACAAGGCAGTTACTAAGGTTGATGATAATTTTTTACGTTCAACAATTGATTTTTTTGAGCTAAGGAAGGAAACCTTGGGGCCAACGAGCCTTAATCATGGAACTGATGTGATACCATTGAGTTGGATGAAATTTCCAATAAGTAATTTTCATTTTGGAATGGGAGAACCATTGTATGTAGGCCCTTCATTGATGCCCATTGAAGGTCTTATAATATTTTTTGATTCATACAATCATTTTGGAGGTGTAGAAGTTGTGGTTTGCTTGCCAAAAGTACATATGGATGTACTCGAACATAATGGGCTCAACATTTGA